Proteins encoded in a region of the Babesia bovis T2Bo chromosome 4 map unlocalized Chr4_2, whole genome shotgun sequence genome:
- a CDS encoding putative integral membrane protein: MPEIKEGIGCYAEKYVPLVPLTGMTITFLVVAVLGLGFYCALMINCLLSILQKWAKYEKVKLLKSETKTPLSFLIMVMYILLHVYGYKCSFVETPICRRRVLFIGLGFVVVFCSFVAVMLATIPEEWLKPAGLNTRINAKHRVYGAMGFSGLQIIALVGFMFAAYKQHCFGKCMTRSRKAFYVIAVLNLIHLIGYIVNLGMFYREGKLQEEMSTMKDKEEWKVYQGRATLNYLLLIALVISAYQVNMCCTPFNGYEGIFLLFGGAVIGCIICAMLACEMDNVPDGKDYQHAIYPILFLLLVFTGLWLYCLHAAKPFGQYHTVWEVGCFMLGLFLLAMIVIAGVVMVAAAGNNQWNIQGIKIFEGFHSLAIPAYFLIVLVLFIIYGRKSGLLKRMGLWFKKAPETVQPPVTPELEPSEPCQLRGPESVGGVYHDSRLHPAK; encoded by the coding sequence ATGCCAGAGATAAAGGAAGGCATCGGCTGTTACGCCGAGAAGTATGTACcactggtaccattgaCGGGAATGACCATCACCTTCCTGGTAGTTGCTGTCTTGGGTCTAGGGTTCTATTGCGCCTTGATGATTAACTGCTTACTATCAATACTTCAAAAATGGGCGAAATATGAGAAAGTCAAGTTACTGAAATCTGAAACTAAGACACCGCTATCATTTCTGATTatggtgatgtatatactgTTGCACGTGTATGGGTACAAATGCTCGTTTGTCGAGACTCCTATTTGCCGCAGGCGGGTGCTGTTCATTGGATTAGGCTTTGTGGTAGTGTTCTGTTCATTCGTAGCAGTAATGCTAGCTACCATCCCTGAGGAGTGGCTGAAGCCCGCTGGACTTAATACCCGGATCAATGCTAAACACCGTGTCTATGGCGCCATGGGTTTTTCGGGACTCCAGATAATCGCACTTGTTGGATTCATGTTTGCCGCATATAAGCAACACTGCTTTGGGAAGTGCATGACCAGGAGCCGCAAAGCATTTTATGTAATAGCAGTACTGAATCTAATACACCTGATAGGTTACATAGTTAACCTAGGAATGTTTTACAGGGAGGGTAAACTGCAGGAGGAAATGTCCACGATGAAAGATAAAGAGGAGTGGAAAGTGTACCAGGGAAGGGCTACTCTTAactacctactgttgataGCACTTGTGATAAGTGCATACCAGGTCAATATGTGCTGCACACCTTTCAATGGCTATGAAGGCATATTTTTACTGTTTGGTGGTGCAGTTATTGGCTGTATCATATGCGCCATGTTGGCCTGTGAAATGGATAACGTTCCTGATGGAAAGGACTACCAGCACGCCATATATCCTATTTTGTTCCTACTGCTAGTATTTACTGGTTTGTGGCTATACTGTTTACATGCAGCTAAACCGTTTGGACAGTACCATACTGTATGGGAAGTGGGATGCTTCATGCTAGGCCTTTTCTTATTGGCCATGATAGTCATTGCAGGTGTGGTCATGGTTGCAGCGGCAGGAAACAATCAGTGGAATATTCAAGGAATCAAAATCTTTGAAGGATTCCACTCATTGGCAATTCCTGCATACTTCCTTATTGTCCTTGTACTGTTTATAATCTATGGTCGCAAGAGCGGCTTACTTAAGCGCATGGGTTTGTGGTTCAAGAAGGCACCTGAAACGGTCCAACCTCCAGTAACCCCGGAGCTAGAGCCTAGTGAACCATGTCAACTTCGCGGACCAGAATCAGTAGGAGGTGTCTACCACGATTCGAGGCTGCATCCAGCAAAGTAG
- a CDS encoding 3' exoribonuclease family domain 1 containing protein — MKPPSIEHIDFLRSAVVDTYTHELVGNALLVGKRLDGRTSIQPRKIHVEQLANPGNVIVSLGDTIVFVAVSSEIVPPNVEHPTEGIVTFSVELSPMCSLNYEPGKASDVEQEISYAIEKIYKDSGIIDVESLCIVSRKHVWCLRVNIHILQNDGNLLDATNIAVFKALMSYRKPDTQLNGDGMRLDLDANYSSTLNLYHNPVYVTSGSSYNRQCLVDANTLEERTVTTQVSMYFNGFGDLFAIYKSGGTGISLDRISETIDVGMSVIEKYKR; from the exons ATGAAGCCACCAAGCATTGAACACATTGACTTCCTGCGTTCCGCTGTTGTAGATACATATACACATGAGTTGGTTGGAAATGCTCTATTGGTAGGGAAAAGGTTAGATGGAAGGACTTCAATTCAACCCCGGAAGATTCATGTAGAGCAGCTAGCAAATCCCGGAaat GTTATTGTATCTCTAGGTGATACTATTGTTTTCGTGGCGGTCTCTTCTGAAATAGTTCCTCCTAATGTGGAACATCCAACGGAGGGTATAGTTACGTTTTCTGTTGAACTTTCACCTATGTGTTCACTGAATTATGAACCGGGGAAAGCTTCTGATGTAGAACAGGAAATATCGTATGCCATCGAAAAGATATACAAGGATTCTGGTATAATAGATGTGGAATCTCTTTGTATAGTTTCGCGTAAACAT GTTTGGTGTCTGAGggtaaatatacatattttgcAAAACGATGGAAACCTTTTGGATGCAACCAATATAGCGGTATTTAAAGCGTTAATGTCTTATCGGAAACCG GACACGCAATTGAACGGTGATGGAATGCGTCTTGATCTTGATGCCAACTATTCATCAACCTTGAA ctTGTATCACAATCCCGTATATGTCACATCGGGATCTTCATATAATCGCCAATGTCTTGTGGATGCCAATACGCTCGAGGAAAGAACCGTTACGACCCAA GTATCTATGTATTTCAATGGATTTGGAGATTTATTTGCCATATACAAGAGTGGAGGAACAGGAATTTCGTTGGATAGAATTTCGGAGACAATAGAC GTCGGAATGTCTGTCATagaaaaatataaacgTTGA
- a CDS encoding putative integral membrane protein, with product MAPSVGDTVTSLLLSFLLHIVFNGFIGTCLTLHTTFTGDNIIYYIGCVEFFLGSIMYITNAVMSKPKEPKVNNTCDLIAK from the coding sequence ATGGCTCCTTCAGTGGGTGACACAGTAACTTCTCTTTTGCTTTCATTTctattacacattgtgtTCAATGGATTCATCGGTACATGTTTGACATTACATACAACATTTACGGGGgataatataatatattatatcggATGTGTTGAATTCTTCCTTGGCTccataatgtatataactaaTGCAGTGATGTCAAAACCCAAAGAGCCTAAAGTGAACAATACTTGCGACCTCATTGCTAAATGA
- a CDS encoding Aldo/keto reductase family protein, with translation MRPIGLQLGSCYSAVLAIMDNSWSLIVFLLFVTYYDVNSMIIGGNVGHHLRRQHTLSFRHGFVMSNIQCRSPSVIQRNTNTADITSTFYHRNFKVAGDSIEMGPLRCDVYGTVQDVLTKNELPTSETSIVNRRLQASRLWEKYKHRFPSLETESEFYERIRSMPIVTIKVNGYVIDVHQGGLGLPWFIDASNRLKLLNCLEEDAMAHNDLKVPVSANQIPFFESGSHWLPLPGIPASYLPNIRLIEHRTDVEGYEYVTVLQDIDRNYTWTYEKSTQNRVNMFNKHGPLDLYELTPSGIQPIKVEDDTKYTPYIPVDYFNVPEDVTRFFPRKPRDTGIFRLPKLDDVLNIKMRNMHRDQVLLSCASPAPFGYVQRCQNFWKTVSTKHNASGAVVSYRQLGCSDLNVSDICLGTMAFGGSVDEATSNDLLDYAINDMGINFVDTSELYPLPTSSDTYGKCESIIGRWIKRRGPGARSKVVIATKVASRSSQLSWLRSGDCNLSKENILKAVDGSLSRLNTDYIDLLQLHWPDRYVPMNANGDFHEVFHDTENMIDENSVPLEDQLDAIQTLITQGKIRHWGLSNETPWGTLRFYKLAKQAGIAAPASVQLNYNLLCRNEVEKGFVELCRPQNTGIAILAYGALAGGILTGKYLEYMDPTTSGRLLRFPSYMSRYRGSLAARAVKDYYNIAMSYKYPNLCALALRWVLTRPFICSTIIGANDFYQLRENIHCSMTSLGITDLLEREINQLHWKWRDPIRICQ, from the exons ATGCGGCCTATTGGCCTGCAGCTGGGTTCGTGTTATTCAGCTGTGTTAGCTATAATGGACAATTCATGGAGCCTTATTGTATTTTTGTTGTTTGTAACATACTACGATGTTAACTCCATGATTATAGGTGGTAATGTTGGACACCATCTCCGACGACAACATACTCTTTCCTTCCGCCATGGATTCGTTATGTCTAATATACAATGTAGAAGTCCTAGCGTTATCCAACGAAACACTAATACTGCTG ATATTACATCTACGTTTTACCACCGGAATTTCAAAGTAGCTGGTGATTCAATTGAGATGGGACCATTGCGGTGTGATGTTTATGGTACAGTACAGGACGTATTAACTAAGAATGAACTTCCCACATCTGAGACCAGCATTGTTAATCGACGTTTGCAAGCATCGCGTCTGTGGGAAAAGTACAAGCATCGTTTTCCATCTTTGGAAACTGAATCCGAGTTTTATGAACGCATACGTTCTATGCCAATCGTTACGATCAAGGTGAACGGATATGTCATAGATGTTCATCAGGGTGGTTTGGGTCTTCCGTGGTTCATCGATGCATCTAATCGGTTGAAACTGTTAAATTGTTTGGAAGAGGATGCTATGGCGCATAATGATTTAAAGGTTCCAGTATCTGCAAATCAAATACCATTTTTTGAGAGTGGCAGCCATTGGCTCCCTCTGCCTGGTATTCCTGCATCATATTTACCTAATATACGTCTTATTGAACATCGCACTGATGTGGAAGGCTACGAATATGTGACTGTACTACAAGATATTGATCGTAATTACACATGGACATACGAGAAGTCTACGCAGAATAGGGTGAACATGTTTAACAAGCATGGACCATTGGATCTCTATGAGCTAACGCCATCTGGAATCCAACCAATTAAGGTAGAAGACGATACGAAATACACGCCATATATACCGGTGGATTACTTCAACGTACCGGAGGATGTTACACGTTTTTTTCCCAGAAAACCTCGTGACACTGGTATCTTCCGGTTACCTAAATTGGATGATGTGTTGAATATTAAAATGCGTAACATGCATCGGGATCAAGTTTTATTATCCTGTGCTTCACCAGCACCATTCGGTTATGTGCAGCGATGCCAGAACTTTTGGAAGACGGTTTCTACAAAGCATAATGCATCCGGGGCAGTTGTGAGTTATCGCCAACTTGGTTGCAGCGATTTGAATGTCTCCGATATTTGTTTGGGCACTATGGCCTTTGGCGGTTCAGTGGACGAAGCTACTTCTAATGATTTGCTAGATTATGCGATCAACGATATGGGCATAAATTTTGTG GACACATCGGAATTGTATCCATTACCAACATCGTCTGATACATATGGTAAATGTGAATCTATCATTGGTAGATGGATCAAACGAAGAGGCCCCGGTGCACGATCAAAGGTTGTTATCGCCACGAAGGTTGCTAGCAGGAGTTCACAGTTATCGTGGTTAAGATCAGg CGACTGCAACCTATCGAAGgagaatatattgaagGCTGTTGACGGGTCTTTGTCTCGTTTGAATACAGACTACATTGATTTATTGCAATTACATTGGCCTGACCGTTACGTCCCAATGAATGCTAACGGTGACTTTCACGAAGTCTTTCATGATACCGAG AACATGATCGATGAGAATAGCGTCCCTCTAGAAGATCAGCTAGACGCAATTCAGACGTTAATAACCCAGGGAAAG ATTCGACATTGGGGTTTGTCCAATGAAACTCCCTGGGGAACGTTGCGTTTCTATAAGCTGGCAAAACAAGCTGGCATAGCTGCTCCAGCATCTGTGCAATTGAATTACAATTTACTCTGCCGAAATGAAGTGGAAAAGGGATTTGTCGAATTATGTCGTCCTCAAAATACAG GCATCGCAATTCTAGCTTACGGCGCCCTTGCTGGTGGTATATTGACTGGGAAATATTTGGAATATATGGATCCGACGACTTCAGGTCGCTTGCTAAGGTTCCCATCATATATGTCACGATACAG GGGTTCATTGGCTGCACGTGCAGTGAAGGACTATTACAACATTGCAATGTCGTACAAGTACCCTAATTTATGTGCTCTTGCCTTACGCTGGGTGCTTACGAGACCATTCATCTGTAGCACG ATAATTGGCGCGAACGACTTTTACCAATTACGTGAAAACATCCACTGCTCAATGACTTCTTTGGGGATAACTGACCTACTAGAGCGAGAGATTAACCAGCTGCATTGGAAATGGCGTGATCCAATTCGCATTTGTCAGTAG
- a CDS encoding NLI interacting factor-like phosphatase family protein translates to MSQQRGYDNSRASGADASRPRNHAKPWTRRHRNPKSSPESTNSDGHAEQWQPPPKANQVFPKNMCPPFGMMPPIMPKQGAGMPRAPPMMFPFMDPAMYQNMMKNIAVKAAGNKGEEVDMKTLMAKMPHTAKMPFPMPKNMPLMGMHTPAMMFPPPLMGVPKKQPYPGAIPFVPNPAFIPKVTMPPVAKQPQSEPTPGHAQADVKSEKQQHHAPKYLNLSEVKRIGRTKRPRSSGEDDSENMSVISDEDSRNYKGGSKATSSSNSESSGPTNIAFVNSFVPSPPERYRRDHQLHEIKMFSPLGIRAHAKAKRLSPEITSSFESGPIKNGKLVLLLDLDNTLLHACSQTKLDMLDLQISHFVDELGEPELFKFTMPNFANIRYYMKLRPGLRGFLQVLSLYYEMSIYTNATKEYADVVVSILDPDRSLFMDRIVARTSAGERDLQKTAARLYPNLDPRFVVAFDDRADVWADVPHNQVVKAEHYDFFDSHIAELSDLYGIVNSSTENTLYIDSDRHLDHMVKVFLELHKRFFNDPFKSNVGTLVQEIQSNVLKDTGILLTGYRKNSKGQGQVLQTDCEQRQREIAVELGATVVSKLSDKRLTHVVAGKNCTDNVIKSRDPEYSHVHKVHTLWLYSCRATWTMVPPEKFNVDEICDAYSNEPPAQPCKDHWKILMDASNISPKRAAPETTPEDQLPTRIFMGTGSYSHGTELISPFERVVIRWDPAKTKLLQNNDADPIEQKSVKQIVLENAPYTNSVNPEQFS, encoded by the coding sequence ATGTCGCAGCAAAGAGGGTACGATAATTCGAGGGCCTCGGGCGCGGATGCCTCGAGACCCCGTAACCATGCTAAGCCATGGACGAGGCGTCACCGAAATCCCAAATCATCACCTGAATCTACAAACAGTGATGGACATGCGGAACAGTGGCAGCCTCCACCCAAGGCAAATCAAGTATTCCCTAAGAATATGTGTCCCCCCTTTGGTATGATGCCTCCCATTATGCCAAAGCAGGGTGCAGGAATGCCTAGGGCACCTCCTATGATGTTTCCCTTCATGGACCCTGCCATGTATCAGAATATGATGAAGAACATTGCAGTTAAGGCTGCAGGGAATAAAGGTGAGGAAGTAGACATGAAAACACTCATGGCAAAGATGCCACATACTGCAAAAATGCCATTCCCTATGCCAAAAAATATGCCCTTGATGGGAATGCATACACCTGCTATGATGTTCCCACCACCGCTCATGGGTGTACCTAAGAAACAACCTTATCCAGGTGCCATCCCTTTCGTGCCCAATCCAGCCTTCATTCCTAAGGTTACAATGCCACCTGTGGCCAAACAACCTCAGAGCGAACCCACGCCTGGTCATGCCCAGGCAGATGTCAAAAGTgaaaaacaacaacaccATGCGCCTAAGTACCTCAACTTGTCAGAGGTTAAGCGCATAGGGAGAACGAAACGTCCTCGTTCATCTGGTGAGGATGATTCGGAAAATATGAGTGTTATATCAGATGAGGATTCTAGAAACTATAAAGGAGGATCCAAAGCGACCTCCAGCAGTAATAGCGAGAGCAGTGGTCCTACGAACATTGCTTTCGTAAACTCATTCGTACCTTCACCGCCAGAGAGATATCGACGTGATCACCAGTTACATGAAATCAAGATGTTCTCACCATTAGGTATTAGGGCCCATGCTAAGGCTAAACGGTTGTCACCGGAAATTACAAGTAGTTTTGAATCTGGACCCATTAAGAATGGGAAGCTAGTGCTTCTCCTAGATTTAGATAATACTCTATTGCATGCTTGTTCACAGACAAAACTCGATATGCTGGACCTTcaaatatcgcattttGTGGATGAATTAGGTGAACCTGAACTATTCAAGTTCACCATGCCTAACTTTGCGAATATAAGATATTATATGAAACTAAGGCCTGGGTTACGTGGATTCCTTCAGGTTTTGTCGCTATATTACGAAATGTCAATTTACACTAACGCAACGAAAGAATACGCTGATGTCGTTGTATCAATATTGGACCCAGATAGGTCACTTTTCATGGATCGCATTGTTGCAAGAACGAGTGCTGGAGAAAGGGATTTGCAGAAAACTGCAGCGAGATTGTACCCCAATTTGGATCCTAGATTCGTTGTCGCGTTTGATGATAGAGCTGATGTATGGGCGGATGTACCTCATAATCAAGTAGTTAAGGCTGAACATTATGACTTCTTCGACTCACATATTGCTGAATTGAGCGATCTATATGGAATTGTTAATTCAAGCACGGAAAACACACTTTATATCGATTCTGACAGGCATCTGGACCACATGGTCAAAGTATTTCTGGAATTACACAAACGATTTTTCAATGACCCATTCAAATCCAACGTCGGTACATTAGTGCAAGAGATACAGTCAAATGTGCTGAAGGATACGGGAATACTGCTAACAGGATACAGAAAGAATTCAAAAGGGCAGGGTCAAGTATTACAAACGGATTGTGAACAAAGGCAAAGGGAAATCGCAGTGGAACTAGGAGCTACCGTTGTTAGCAAATTGTCGGACAAAAGATTGACACATGTAGTTGCAGGGAAAAATTGTACTGATAATGTCATTAAAAGCAGGGATCCTGAATATTCACACGTTCACAAAGTCCACACATTGTGGCTTTATAGCTGCAGAGCTACATGGACAATGGTGCCGCCGGAAAAGTTCAATGTTGACGAAATATGCGATGCCTATTCAAATGAACCACCAGCGCAACCATGCAAAGATCACTGGAAGATTCTAATGGATGCTTCAAACATATCGCCAAAACGTGCTGCACCTGAAACAACACCGGAAGATCAACTGCCAACACGCATATTCATGGGAACTGGATCATATAGTCATGGCACAGAACTCATTTCACCATTTGAGCGCGTTGTTATACGCTGGGACCCAGCGAAAACCAAACTGTTGCAGAACAATGACGCAGATCCTATAGAACAGAAGAGTGTCAAGCAAATTGTATTGGAAAATGCGCCTTACACAAACAGTGTAAACCCAGAACAGTTTTCGTAG
- a CDS encoding Calcineurin-like phosphoesterase family protein: protein MADVIHNPLIAEAQQRADEKRLEGNKFFGEGDYPVAVELYTQAIGILRKAIEEANVRQNSENSTNVDTLSSQTNIHQLYTNRALCHIRMENYGLAVLDADAAIMAQPEYSKAYYRRGCAYICLMKFEDAEKDFVKVLTMQNDAMTRTKLKQCRVILREKRFQEAIKIETPPPLHMTIDVESISVDPSYKGPVYTGEIADKGRFYKDVLDYIKIPGNTLHRKYVIQIILDVINILKEYDSVVDLSLTEKDDITICGDIHGQFYDLLNIFEINGSPSETNGYLFNGDFVDRGSFSVECAIALFLAKAFYPKKFFITRGNHETEALNKCYGFKGEVISKYDDKVYTLFCESFCYLPLGYIINKKVLIVHGGLFGNDGVTVEQMKQVDRVREPPDEGIMTDMLWSDPKPSNGRTPSKRGVACQFGPDVTSNFLQQNGLELIIRSHEVKQEGYELEHNGQLITIFSAPNYCDQMGNKGAFIRMNGSDCKPKFTQFDAVEHPPVNAMQYADPLFNGIY from the exons ATGGCAGATGTTATTCATAACCCTCTTATCGCAGAAGCACAGCAACGTGCAGATGAAAAGCGCCTGGAAGGCAATAAGTTCTTTGGTGAAGGCGATTACCCAGTTGCCGTTGAGCTCTATACCCAAGCAATAGGAATATTAAGAAAAGCGATAGAAGAAGCTAATGTACGCCAGAATAGCGAGAATTCCACAAATGTGGATACCTTGTCTTCCCAAACGAATATCCACCAACTCTATACTAACAGAGCGTTATGCCACATTAGAATGGAGAATTACG GGCTCGCTGTATTGGATGCAGATGCCGCCATTATGGCGCAGCCTGAGTACTCCAAGGCGTACTACCGACGTGGTTGTGCTTATATCTGCCTTATGAAGTTCGAAGATGCAGAAAAGG ATTTCGTCAAGGTGCTAACCATGCAGAATGATGCTATGACACGCACCAAACTCAAACAATGTCGAGTCATTCTCCGAGAAAAACGGTTCCAAGAGGCCATCAAAATAG AAACTCCACCGCCTCTGCACATGACTATAGACGTTGAATCCATAAGTGTTGATCCGTCTTACAAAGGGCCTG TATACACTGGAGAAATTGCCGACAAAGGGCGCTTTTACAAGGATGTTCTTGATTATATCAAG ATTCCCGGCAATACATTACACCGCAAATATGTCATTCAAATAATCTTGGATGTGATTAATATATTGAAAGAG TATGACTCCGTAGTGGATCTGTCTTTAACAGAGAAAGACGACATAACAATTTGCGGTGATATACATGGCCAGTTTTACGatttattgaatatattcGAAATAAATGGGTCACCCAGTGAAACTAATGGGTACCTATTCAACGGAGACTTTGTCGACAGAGGCTCATTTTCCGTTGAATGTGCCATTGCACTATTCCTGGCCAAAGCATTTTACCCCAAGAAGTTCTTCATTACGAGAGGTAACCATGAAACTGAGGCTTTGAACAAGTGCTACGGGTTCAAAGGCGAGGTTATCAGTAAATACGACGACAAGGTGTACACTCTCTTCTGTGAGAGTTTCTGCTACCTGCCATTGGGATACATCATAAACAAAAAGGTTTTGATTGTCCATGGAGGTCTATTCGGCAATGACGGTGTCACTGTGGAGCAAATGAAACAAGTGGACAGAGTCCGTGAACCTCCAGATGAAGGAATAATGACCGATATGTTATGGTCAGATCCGAAACCCAGTAACGGAAGAACCCCGTCAAAGCGCGGAGTAGCGTGCCAATTCGGCCCAGATGTTACATCAAACTTCCTACAGCAAAACGGACTGGAGCTAATTATAAGGTCGCATGAGGTCAAGCAAGAAGGTTACGAATTGGAACATAACGGACAACTCATAACTATTTTCAGCGCACCTAACTATTGTGACCAAATGGGTAATAAAGGTGCATTTATAAG GATGAATGGAAGTGATTGTAAGCCCAAGTTCACACAGTTCGACGCAGTTGAACACCCACCCGTTAACGCGATGCAATATGCCGACCCGTTATTCAACGGTATCTACTGA
- a CDS encoding Thioredoxin family protein, whose product MGISKEVLSFANTAYLLEAAGKKHLEEAKDTPAESDDGPVLETAPKSFDDLESWRRERLADIRRKRMNARKYMEDGHGKVDVVTDEKEVINICNSHKRVICHFYNDEFTRCKILHRHLSDLAAKHLEVKFIMIEASKSPFFTQKLQMQVLPTMISVIDGNISHVFIGFEEFKGDMITLDSLRAGLLKRGAITTECCDTLDENGVSEDSD is encoded by the exons ATGGGTATATCTAAAGAAGTTCTATCTTTTGCTAATACGGCATATTTGctg GAAGCCGCAGGAAAGAAGCATCTAGAGGAAGCAAAAGACACACCAGCAGAGTCTGATGACGGCCCTGTACTAGAGACTG CTCCTAAATCATTTGATGATCTTGAATCATGGCGCCGCGAACGTCTTGCGGATATAAGG AGGAAGCGCATGAATGCTCGTAAATATATGGAAGATGGACATGGCAAAGTAGATGTTGTAACCGATGAAAAGGAAGTTATTAATATCTGCAACTCGCACAAGCGTGTT ATTTGCCACTTCTATAATGACGAATTCACTCGTTGCAAAATACTGCATCGCCATTTAAGTGATCTTGCTGCCAAGCACTTGGAAGTTAAATTTATCAT GATTGAGGCGTCAAAATCACCATTCTTCACTCAGAAGCTGCAGATGCAAGTGCTACCAACCATGATTAGTGTCATTGATGGGAACATATCCCACGTTTTCATCGGTTTTGAAGAGTTCAAAG GTGACATGATAACGTTGGACAGTTTACGAGCAGGGCTTCTAAAACGGGGAGCAATAACCACTGAG TGTTGTGACACATTAGATGAAAATGGTGTATCTGAAGATTCAGACTAA
- a CDS encoding Ribosomal protein S8e family protein: MGISRDSRHKRRLTGGRFPVHKHKRKYEMARPASNTKLGTKLVRKVRCRGGNLKFRALRLDSGNFSWASKNICRKTRIMDVVYNASSNELVRTKTLVKNCIVTIDATPFKIWFKNTYGLDIVKPKAESSEDAAAVSECEKHIPKSLLEQFASGRLYACISSRPGQTGRCDGYILEGDELTFYRRRMDKKKRT; this comes from the exons ATGGGTATATCTCGTGACAGTAGGCACAAACGCCGTTTGACCGGTGGTCGCTTCCCCGTCCACAAGCACAAGAGGAAGTATGAGATGGCTCGTCCCGCTTCCAACACCAAGCTTGGTACTAAGTTGGTGCGCAAGGTCCGTTGCCGTGGTGGTAATTTGAAATTCAGGGCCCTTCGTTTGGATTCTGGCAACTTTTCTTGGGCCTCCAAGA ACATTTGCCGTAAAACCAGGATCATGGATGTTGTCTACAATGCCAGTAGCAATGAGCTTGTACGTACCAAGACTCTGGTTAAGAACTGTATCGTAACCATTGATGCCACTCCATTTAAGATCTGGTTCAAGAACACTTATGGACTGGATATAGTAAAGCCTAAGGCTGAATCGTCTGAGGATGCTGCTGCTGTTTCTGAATGCGAGAAGCACATCCCCAAATCACTTTTGGAACAGTTTGCTTCTGGTCGTTTGTACGCTTGCATTAGCTCCCGTCCTGGTCAAACTGGTCGCTGTGATGGATACATCCTTGAAGGCGACGAGCTCACCTTCTACCGCAGGCGTATGGACAAGAAGAAGCGCACGTAA
- a CDS encoding variant erythrocyte surface antigen 1 beta subunit produces the protein MCYLAKAIKDLLYDAKSPGSPGPSTQRNWDGLLLEQEQSIVKPVLTDLGLLSGGSTSAASSTCAGGTEVIKALIDQLAQGLQKWVGWQEGDTCCLGQTAKKSEGIGKKCGDNVGCCGGTRGGGHECTTCGINANGVGNNKCYLSAYKRQEGTPKTTPQEDYLWTSISSDCTKVHLLARIFLGSVCLIWSGLSQLGFLTGGGDRWSESKLHDISSDLTKAGLGSFMAAMGYDLDRLNQGAGKYCPG, from the coding sequence ATGTGCTATTTGGCTAAAGCAATaaaggacctactgtacGATGCCAAGTCCCCGGGGTCCCCTGGTCCAAGCACTCAGAGGAACTGGGACGGCCTGCTCCTAGAGCAGGAACAGTCCATAGTCAAGCCAGTGCTCACGgacctgggactccttagtggtggcagcactagtgctgccagtAGTACCTGCGCCggtggcaccgaggtcataaaggcactgatagaccagttggcacagggactacagaagtgggttgggtggcaggaagGGGATACATGTTGTCTGGGACAGACAGCAAAGAAGAGTGAAGGGATTGGCAAAAAATGTGGTGACAATGTAGGCTGCTGCGGTGGTACTAGGGGTGGTGGTCATGAATGTACAACGTGTGGTATCAATGCCAATGGTGTTGGTAACAACAAATGCTACCTCTCGGCCTACAAAAGGCAAGAAGGTACCCCCAAAACTACCCCTCAAGAAGACTACCTTTGGACCTCCATCTCCAGTGACTGCactaaggtccacctcctggcccgtattttcctagggtcagtatgtctcatctggagtggactcagtcagttggggtttCTAACGGGTGGTGGCGATAGGTGGTCGGAGAGTAAGCTGCACGATATCAGTAGTGATCTTACCAAGGCCGGTCTTGGgtcattcatggcggccatgggctatgacctggataggttgaatcagggaGCAGGTAAGTACTGCCCAGGGTAG